One stretch of Haloprofundus halophilus DNA includes these proteins:
- a CDS encoding DEAD/DEAH box helicase, translating to MEKTIEWLRNRPYYEGQITHQERTPGASAETSPIDLDHRLASALSRHDINELFQHQADAIEVVRDGDNVVLATPTASGKSLAYTVPALERALDHHGKTLYIAPMNALINDQRDTISKIAAGLEGSRSVDVATYTGLLTDSEKREVWARQPDVLLTTPDMIHKSLLPYSKSPKHWKWLFQQLETVVVDEVHEFRGIFGSHVSLIFRRLSRLAEYYDSTPQYICCSATIGNPIEHAAAVTGQQPSQFSLINDDTSATGPRQWVFWNPPLREDEELETESATADGPPSNAEGSSEASPPPSSPVEVPHHNEIIGGERRSHHPETVRLFCDLVQRGYQTLVFTRARQGTEQYANWCDSKLRKRGEHELADQVTAYHSALQDERRTTIEAGLRDGSIRGVWSTNALELGIDVGSLDVVLLDGHPGTSMSTFQRAGRAGRGENPSLVVLVASPNPLDQYCMANPDLLFDGDPEQAAVNPANTQILDDHVCCAAQELFLRTSDDTYFGTEYPATVASLDDADQLERFSSRTGPRWKYMGEDSPQHTMDIRSIDDRQIELYDRLRDRTLTSLPFGDALRDAHPGAIYHHQKESYRVTEAEFDADRVLLKSVNTMGYTRPLTEKRITIEEELKTGGLASQETVSVGFADLTVAEEVTGYMLYDHPSDEDGVERAFDEPLPERTIRTRGLYFTIPPQIEQDIKAASEEEDGFLASIHALEHALISLFPLEILCARRDVGGLSTEYHPHTGWSTIFVHDGHPGGVGLTREAFGKLETMLERTLEMLSSCPCEDGCPSCVHSPQCGNANRTLNKRLAIRLLKQLLEVPVQP from the coding sequence GTGGAGAAGACAATCGAGTGGCTTAGAAACCGGCCCTACTACGAGGGGCAAATCACCCATCAGGAGCGAACGCCAGGGGCCTCGGCCGAAACCTCACCAATCGATCTTGATCACCGGTTAGCGAGCGCACTCTCTCGTCACGATATCAACGAACTCTTCCAACACCAAGCGGACGCAATCGAAGTCGTCCGAGACGGAGACAATGTCGTACTCGCTACTCCGACGGCTAGCGGCAAGAGTCTCGCCTATACGGTGCCAGCACTCGAGCGCGCTCTTGATCACCACGGTAAGACGCTCTATATCGCACCGATGAACGCTCTGATTAACGATCAAAGAGATACTATTTCCAAGATTGCTGCAGGTCTTGAGGGGAGTCGGAGCGTCGACGTTGCGACATATACAGGACTACTGACGGACTCCGAGAAACGCGAAGTCTGGGCCCGCCAACCAGATGTTCTCTTGACCACCCCCGATATGATCCATAAAAGTTTGCTCCCATATTCGAAATCACCAAAACACTGGAAGTGGCTCTTCCAACAGCTCGAGACGGTCGTCGTCGACGAAGTACACGAGTTCCGAGGGATATTCGGAAGCCACGTCTCACTAATTTTCCGTCGTCTCTCGCGTTTGGCAGAGTACTACGATTCTACTCCCCAGTACATCTGCTGCTCTGCAACTATCGGGAATCCAATCGAACACGCAGCAGCAGTCACTGGACAGCAACCCAGCCAATTCTCACTAATCAACGACGATACCAGTGCGACAGGCCCTCGCCAGTGGGTATTCTGGAATCCACCGCTAAGAGAAGACGAGGAACTGGAGACAGAATCGGCGACAGCCGACGGACCACCTTCAAATGCAGAAGGCAGTTCTGAAGCGAGTCCACCACCATCAAGCCCGGTTGAAGTACCCCACCACAACGAGATTATAGGCGGAGAGCGCCGTTCCCATCACCCAGAAACGGTGCGGTTGTTCTGCGATCTTGTTCAACGAGGGTATCAGACGCTCGTCTTCACACGGGCCAGACAGGGAACCGAGCAGTACGCAAACTGGTGCGATAGCAAGCTTCGAAAGCGTGGTGAACACGAGCTAGCGGACCAGGTTACTGCATACCACTCAGCACTCCAGGACGAACGTCGGACCACCATCGAGGCGGGGCTTCGCGATGGATCCATTCGAGGTGTCTGGAGTACGAATGCACTCGAACTCGGCATCGACGTCGGTAGTCTCGACGTCGTCCTTCTCGACGGACATCCAGGAACAAGCATGAGCACATTCCAGCGCGCTGGGCGGGCAGGACGTGGAGAAAATCCGAGTCTCGTTGTCCTCGTAGCAAGCCCGAATCCGTTAGACCAGTACTGTATGGCGAATCCGGATCTCCTGTTCGACGGCGACCCTGAACAAGCAGCAGTCAACCCCGCAAACACCCAAATACTAGATGACCACGTCTGCTGTGCGGCTCAAGAGCTGTTCCTGCGCACCAGTGACGACACCTACTTCGGCACTGAATATCCGGCGACTGTTGCGTCTCTTGATGACGCGGACCAACTAGAGCGATTTAGCTCTCGAACCGGTCCCCGGTGGAAGTACATGGGAGAGGACAGCCCGCAACACACGATGGACATCCGCTCTATCGATGATCGGCAAATCGAACTTTATGATCGACTGCGTGATAGGACACTTACCTCACTGCCGTTTGGCGATGCGCTTCGTGATGCACACCCCGGTGCAATCTATCATCATCAAAAGGAGTCGTATCGTGTGACGGAGGCAGAATTCGATGCTGACCGTGTGCTCCTGAAGTCAGTGAACACGATGGGGTATACCCGTCCACTCACAGAGAAACGAATTACTATCGAAGAGGAGCTCAAGACGGGCGGGCTCGCCTCACAGGAGACTGTCTCTGTTGGATTTGCGGATCTCACCGTCGCCGAAGAAGTGACGGGATACATGCTCTATGACCACCCATCAGATGAGGACGGCGTCGAGCGGGCTTTCGACGAGCCGCTTCCTGAACGGACAATTCGCACCCGTGGGCTCTATTTCACAATTCCGCCGCAGATCGAGCAGGACATCAAAGCTGCGAGTGAGGAAGAGGACGGATTTCTCGCGAGTATTCACGCTCTGGAGCACGCACTGATCTCTTTGTTCCCACTCGAGATTCTCTGTGCTCGTCGCGACGTCGGTGGGCTCTCGACCGAGTATCATCCACACACTGGATGGAGCACGATTTTCGTCCACGATGGTCATCCAGGTGGAGTAGGACTTACTCGAGAAGCGTTCGGGAAGCTGGAGACAATGCTTGAGCGCACGTTGGAAATGCTCTCTAGCTGTCCCTGTGAAGACGGGTGTCCATCGTGCGTTCACTCGCCGCAATGTGGGAATGCGAATCGGACGCTAAACAAGCGGCTCGCAATCCGTCTTCTGAAGCAACTGTTAGAGGTTCCTGTTCAGCCATAG